The genomic interval AACGCGGCTTTGAAATCACCGCCCAGGCGCGCGATTCCGAGCGGATGCTGTCGCTGGCGGATAACGGCCTCTTTCTGCCGTACGAAGAAAAAGATCGCGCGGGCCTGCAACTCTTCGACGGCACCGGCGCGCCGCTGTTCGCCGCGCAGTTTCCCGGCCGCGTGTACGACGACTTCGATGCGATTCCGCCGCTGGTCGTGAATTCGCTGCTGTTTATCGAAGACCGCTACCTGCTCGATCCGAACCAGCCGAACCGCAATCCCGCCATCGACTGGGGGCGCTTTAGCCGCGCGTTGGCCGATCAGGGCGTGCGCGTGTTCAATCACCATCAGTCGCAGCCCGGCGGTAGCACTCTCGCCACGCAGATCGAAAAATTCCGCCACTCCGCGGGCGGCCGCACGGCGACACCGCCGGAGAAATTGCGGCAGATCGCCTCGGCTTCGGTGCGCGCTTATCTGAATGGCCCGCAAACCATGCCGGCGCGCCAGCAGATCGTGGTCCACTATCTCAACTCGGTGCCGCTGGCCGCGCAGCCGGGCATCGGCGAAATCAACGGTATTGGCGACGGTCTCGCCGCCTGGTATGGCCGCGACTTCAACGACGTCAACCGCGTCCTGATCGCTCCGTCGACCGAACAGAATCTGCCGGAGCAGGGCATCGCATTCCGGCAGGTGCTTTCGTTGATGATCGCGCAACGTGCGCCGTCGTATTTCCTGCATCACGGCTACAAGGAACTTGAGCGGCTGACGGACAGTTATCTGCGGCTGCTGGCGAACGGCGGCATTGTGTCGGTCCCGTTGCGCGACGCCGCGCTCTCAGCGGTGGTCGATTTGCAGCGCGCGCCCGTCAAAACTGCCAGTGCGGATTCCTTCGTGTCGCGCAAGGCGGTGACGTCCATGCGCTCGCATCTTCTGGCCGCGCTCAACATTCCGAGCTTCTACGAACTCGACCGCCTCGATCTACAGGCGAATGGCACGCTCAACAACGCCGTTCAGCAAGCCGTGAGCGACCGGCTCGCCGCTGCCGCCACGCGCGACGGCGCGAAAGCCGCGGGTCTGGTCGGCTTCGAAATGCTGCGCGCGTCGGACGATCCTTCGAGGATCGCGTATAGCTTCACGCTGTTCGAGCGGCGCGACGGCGCCAACCTCGTGCGGGTGCAAACCGACAGCGTCAACCAGCCGTTCGACATCAACTCCGGCGCGCGCCTGAATCTCGGTTCGACGGCGAAACTGCGTACCGTGGTGACGTATTTGCAGATCGTCTCCGACTTGCACAAGCGTTATGCGCCGCTGAGCACAGCGGAGCTGAAAGCCGTGAAGTACGATCCGAACGATCAACTCACGCGCTGGTCGCTCGATTATTTCGCGCACACCTCGGACCGTTCGCTGCAAGCCATGCTCGACGCGGCCGTGGAGCGAAAATACTCGGCCAGTCCCGGCGAAACTTTCTACACGGGCGGCGGCGCGCAGACCTTCAACAACTTCGAATCCGACGACAACAGCCGCATCCTGACCGTGCACCGCGCGTTCCAGCATTCGGTGAATCTGGTGTTCGTGCGGCTGATGCGCGACATCGTCCATTACGAAATGGTGCAGACCACCGGGCCGTCGGCGCAATGGCTGGGCGATCCCGAGATGCGCAAGATGTATCTGACGCGCTTCGCCGATCAGGAAAGCCGCGTGTACATGAACCGTTTCTACACGAAGTATCACGGCAAGACACCCGATCAGGCCTTGTCGCTGCTGCTGCTCGGCGTGCGCAAATCGCCGCCCAAGGTGGCGACGGTGTTGCGCAGCGTCGCGCCGGACGAGTCCAATGCGTGGTTCAACCTCAAGATGCGCGCGGCGCTGAAAAACACGCCCGCCGCCTCCGTACTCGACGACGAAGACCTGGCTAACCTGTACGCCAAATACGCGATCGACCGCTTCAATCTGAACGATCGCGGCTATATTTCGAGCGTGCATCCGCTGGAACTGTGGACGCTCAACTATCTGCGCGAGCATCCCGATGCGACGCTCGAACAGATCCAGAGCGCGAGCCGCGAGGTACGTCTGTCGACTTATTCGTGGCTCTTCAAGACGCGCTATCACGCGACGCAAGACCGCCGCATCAAACGCATGGTCGAACTGCGTGCCTACGACGCCATCGGCAAATCATGGCAGGCGCTCGGCTATCCGTTCGCGACGCTCACACCTTCGTATGCCGCGGCAATCGGCGCGTCGGGCGACCGGCCGGCCGCGCTCGCGCAATTGATCGGCGTGGTCGCCAATAACGGCAACAAGGTGCCGACGGAAAGCCTCACGCAACTCGACTTCGCGAAAGACACTCCGTACGAAACGCATTTCAAACGCGCGGCGGTGGCGCCCGAGCCGCAGTTGTCGCCGGAAATCGCGAGCACGGTGAAAGTGTTGTTGCGCGATGTCGTGACCGGCGGCACGGCGAAGCGTCTCGCGCAAGGCATGACGTTCCCCGATGGCCAGACGCTCGAGGTGTACGGCAAGACCGGTACCGGCGATCAGCGCTTCAATGTGTTTGCCAAAGGCGCGCGGCTGATCGAGTCGCGCAAGGTGAACCGTAGCGCGACCTTTGTGTTCGCGATGGGCGACCGGTTCTACGGCACCTTGACCGCGTGGGTGCATGAACCGTATGCCGCGCATTACGAGTTCACGAGCGCGCTGTCGGTGCAGTTGCTGAAGTCTTTGGCGCCGGTCTTGCAGCCGTTGCTGAATGAGACGCCTGTGAAGACGGCTTCGGTTACGAAGGTTGCCGCGCAATGAGCATCGGGCGCAGCGTGCCGGTGTCGACGCAGATGCATCACACCGGCAGCGCCTAATAAACCGTCTCCGCCGCCGGCTTCAGGAACAGCTCATGCACCGGCGCGAAATGCGCATAGAGCGGCAGAATCGCGCCGCCCATCGCGCGCGCATCGGCGCCGATCGCGCCTTCCAGTAATTGCGGACGCACCATGCCTTCCCATTCGAAGCGATCGAGCACGCGCTCGGTGCGGCGAATGATTTCGCGCAACAGTTGCCGGTCGAGTTCGCCGTCGATCACGATCGCGTCGAGATCGAGCAGGGCGGCTGCATTGGTCAACGCAGTGGCGATCGCGGGGCACGCGCTGTCGAGCCATTGCTCGGTGTGCCGCCACAGTTCGGGCGACAGTGCGCGATGATCGTGCGCGGCCGCAGCCGGCGCGCCCGCATCGGTCAACAGCTTTTCGAGCACGAAGCCCGACGCCGCGTGCAACAGCTGGCGCGCGGGTTTGCGCGCGCCGCCTTCGCGCAACGGAATCGAGCCGACCGCACCCGCGTTGTCGTGCGGGCCGCCGTGCAGACGGCCGTCGATCACGAGCCCGCCGCCGATAAACGTGCCGACGAACAGATACAGAAAATTGTGGATGCCGCGCCCCTGGCCCATCACCAGTTCGGCGGCGCAGGCAGCCGTGGTGTCTTTGGCGAACTCGACGGGCAGGCCCGTCATGGTGCCGATGCGCGAGCGCAGATCGATCTCGTTCCACGCTTCCAGCGCGTCGGGCGGCGCGCCGAGAAAGTCTCGCCAGCCGCCGAGCCATAAAGGCGCCGCGACGCCCACGCCGACCACCTGGCTGGCCTTCGCGCCGAGTGTCTGATTCACGCGCGCGAGTTTGTTTTCGAGCGCGGGAAACAGCGTGCGTGGATCGGGATACGCGTAGTCGAAGACATCGCGGTGCACCACGTGGCCGGCAAAATCCATCGCCAGCACGTCGAGACTGCGGCGTCCCACCTTGATGCCGATGGTGTACGCGCCCTGCGCGCGCAACGCGATCGGCACGGACGGCTGGCCGATCCTGCCGCGCACGCGAGCCTGCTTTTCGAGCAGGCCGTCTTCGATGAGACGCTCGACGATCATCGACACGGTCTGCATCGAAAGACGCGTGAGGCGGCCCACGTCGGCTTTCGGCAGCGGCCCATGCAAGCGGATCGCTTGCAACACGATGCGTTCGTTGAACTGCCGCATGCCGACCTGATTCGAGCCGACCGTGCGTTTGAGGGGCGAGCGGGTGCCGGTGGTTTCCATGGCGGGCGCCCGCTCAGCAGGATGCGCGCATCATGCAATCGCCTTGACGTCTGCTTCCTTTGCACCGGTCATGATCGCCACCGCCTCCGACATGTGGATGTCCGCCCGGTTCACGAGCGCCGCGCGCCGGCCGAGCCGCTGGATATGAATGCGGTCCGCGATCTCGAACACGTGCGGCATGTTGTGGCTGATGAGGATCACCGGCAGGCCGCGATCGCGCACGCGCCGGATCAGTTCGAGCACCATGTTGCCTTCCTTCACGCCGAGCGCGGCGGTCGGCTCGTCGAGAATCACCACGTGCCGCGCGAACGCCGCGCTGCGCGCCACGGCCACGCCCTGACGCTGGCCGCCCGAAAGTGTTTCGACGGCCTGGCGCATCGAGCGGATGCCGATTTGCAAGTCCTTCATATGCGCGGTCGCTTCGTCCAGCATGCGGCGCTTGTCGATCATCTTGAAGATCGAGCCGCGCCAGCCGGGTTTCAGCAGTTCGCGCGCAAGGAACAGGTTTTCGGCGATGCTCATGGCCGGCGCCACGGCGAGTTCCTGATATACCGTCTCGATGCCTTGCGCGCGGGCATCGAGCGGGCTGCGGAATTTGACCGGTTTGCCGTCGAGCAGAATTTCGCCTTCGTCTGGCACCGTGGCGCCGGAAAGTGCCTTGATCAACGACGACTTTCCCGCGCCGTTATCGCCGATCACGGCCATGATCTCGCCGGGCATCACTTCGAAATCGCAACCGTCGAGCGCGGTCACATTGCCGTAGCGTTTGATGAGTCCGCGCGCCTGGAGAACGGGCATCGCGGAAGAAGCGGAAGTAGGGGTAGACATGACGGATTCCTCTGACTGTTCAACCGCGACGATGGGAAAGTTTGTCCGCGGCCACCGCGAGAATCACCAGCATGCCGGTGATCAACACCTGGTAGACCGAAGAGACGCCGATCAATGTCAGGCCGTTGCGAAACACGCCCACGATCAACGCGCCGAGCAGCGTGCCGGAAATCGAGCCGCGTCCGCCGAACAGACTTGTGCCACCGAGCACGACCGCGGTAATGCTGTCGAGATTCTCGGTTTGCCCCGCCTGCGGATCGCCCACGCCGGTTCGCGAGACGGACAGCAGTGCGGCGATGCCGTAGATCGCGCCGGCCAGCGAATACACGGTCAGCAATATTTTCTGCGACGACAGGCCCATCAGGCGCGCGGCCTCGGGGTTATTGCCGAGCGCGTAGAGATGCCGGCCCGGCACCGTGTCGCGCAATACGAACCACGTGGCCAGATACATCAGCAAAGTGAGCACGGTGCCGTACGTGACATCAGCAGGGCCGAGTTTGAAGGTGTTGCCCAGGAACATGATCGCGTCCGGCAGGTTCGACACGCTCTCGGCGTTCGAATAGATCTGCGTGAGAGCGAACGCGATATTCAACGTACCCAACGTAACGATGAAGGCCGGTAATTTGATGCGCGTGATCAGCACGCCGTTGAGCGCGCCGAACAGCGCACTCGCGCCAACCCCGCAGAGAATCGCGAGCACCGGCGGTACACCTAGCGTGACCGCGAATTTGGTCATGATGATCGAGCCGAACGCCATCACCATGCCGCACGACAGGTCGATGCCGCCGGTCAGCACGATCAGCGTCTGGCCGATCGCGATGACCGCGACCACCATGGTTTGCTGCAGGATTAGCGAGAGATTCTGGAACGACAGGAAGCGGCTGCTCTGCGAAATGAAGAAGCCGCAAGCCAGTACCAGTGCGATGAGTGGCCCGACCTCGGCAAGCGATGGCATGCGTTCGGCGAACGAACGCGAGTGGCCGGCGGGCGCGGAAGGAGTCGACATGATGGATGACCTCGATGCAGAAGCGTGGCGCTCGGGCCACGCGGCAAATCCGATGACGGCCCGGCGAATCGGGCCGCCCTATTCAGTGCGCGTTACTTGTTGCCCCAGCAGTTGTCGAGGCCGAACTTGGTGTCCTTGCTGTCGATACCGGCCATCGGTTTGTCGGTGATCAGCGTCACGCCGGTGTCCTGATAGCCGGAGACTTTCTTGCCGGTCTTCGCGTACTCGACACCGGCCGTCACGCCGAGCGAGGCCATCTTCAGCGGATACTGCTGCGAGGTCGCGGCGATGGCGCCGGCCTTGACGTTGCGCACGCCTTCACAGCCGCCGTCGATCGAGACGATCATCACGCTCTTGTCCTTGCCCGCAGCTTTCAGCGCGCGGTAAGCGCCCGCTGCCGCCGGTTCGTTGATGGTGTAGACCACGTTGATGTCGGGCGACTTCTGCAGGCAGTTTTCCATCGCCGTCTGGCCCTTGGCCTGATCGCCGCGGGTGTCCTGGCTGCACACCACTGACGGATCGCCTTCCTTCACGCCGAAGCCTTCCAGGAAGCCGTTGTGACGCAGCACGCCGACCGAGACGCCGGGCGCGAGATCGAGCGTGGCGATCTTCGCGGGCTTGCCGTTGAGCGCGGCTTTCGCGTATTTGCCGATCAGCACGCCGGCCTTGAAGTTGTCGGTGGCGAAGAGGGCGTCGGTGGCGTCTTGCGGATCGGTGGGTGTGTCGAGCGCGACGACCATCACGCCGGCGGCGCGCGCTTTCTTGATGCTCGGCACGATCGCCTTGGTGTCGCTCGGCGTGATCAGAATCGCCTTCGCGCCGGCTGTCATCATGTTTTCGATGGCGGTGACCTGGCTCGCGTTGTCGCCGTCGAACTTGCCGGCCGCGGTGATCAGCTTCGCGCCGTCTTTCGATGCAGCCGCTTCGGCGCCCTGTTTCATCTTCACGAAGAATGGGTTGGTGTCGGTCTTGGTGATGAGGCCGACAACCGGCTGGTCAGCCGCCTGGCTCGCGCTCGCACACCATACCGCCGATGCGGCGACGCACATCGACACGATTTTCCTGGCGACAGGAAGCCTGCGGGAATTCAGATTCATGGGACGCTCCTCCGGTTTTTGGCAACGACGTTGTGGTACTGGCGGTTGCCTGCGCGAACGCTGCGTGCTGGCAACCTGGTTTGCGATCTGCCGCGAGATGAAGGCGGTTCGAAACGACTTTTAGCCCGGTCGCTTCGCGCCGCCTAAATCACTTTGGTTGATTTAGTACAGCAGGCGCGTCGGCTCGCGTCAAGGAAATCATCGGCATGAAAGTTTGCGCACGGAAAGCTGCCGGAGGGCTGAGCGCCTTATGTGGCAGGGATTTGACGGATTAGTGCGGTGCGGGATCGAGCGTTCGGGCTTGGGGAAAGTCCTGGCTCGAATGAAGGCTTATTGAAAGCTGATTGATGTTTTCTCGACGCTAAATCTTTAGCGTCGCGAGGGTATTCAGCGGACCCTGAAGTGTGCGGACATCGCGGTTATGACGATGTCCGTGACGAATCGGCTCAACGGCGCGGCGTGAGCGCTTGCCGCCTCGTTTCGAGTTGCGTGACCACGCGTTGCAAGGTGCGCTCGGCAGGGCCCGGCGTCGCGACGAACTTGCAACCGATCACAAAGCGTCGATCGCCCTTCGCCGTGCTCACCTGCCGGGGCGCGACGATTTCCAGATCGAGTCGCAGCATGCCGAAGCCGCCGAGTTGCAATGCGACGTCGCGCAGCACCGTGCCGCGTTCGAGCGAGCCGAAGCGTTCGTCGGCGGTCTTCAACGCGATGCCGCCCAGCGACAGGTCCAGCAACTCCAGGCGGAACGAGCCGCCATCCGCATACCGGCCGCTGGCGATGTACGGGTCGAGCACGGGCGTTTGCACGCGGAAGAACTCGCGGCGTTGAACGTAGTGGAGCACGGTAGGCAAGGGCGCTTCGAAAGCCGGCAGTCCATCGAACTGAGTCGGCGTGGCATCGAACGTCGTGAACTCGGTGCGAATGCCGCCGGGCAGGCTGCGGAACGTCAATTGCCGGGCAGATGGCAATGCATCGTTGTCATCGGCCACGCTGCCGGCATCGAAGACGAAGCGCGCATTGCGCGAGTCGACATCGAGTATCTGCGTGACGATTTGCCGGCCACCGAATTCGACCGTGACGAAGTCCTGTCCGGCCACCAGTTGGCGCAGACACACGGCAATTTGCAAGGGATGGCGCTGCGCGAAGTTTGAGTCGGCGCCCAAGGTTTGTTGAGTTTGTTCGGCGACGTCGGCATCCAGCGAGAGATCGGCAATCATTCGAATATCCATGCGTGTTACGGCCTTGGCCCGGCCGGTTGGAGAGCGCGGACGGCCTGTGGGTCG from Paraburkholderia phytofirmans PsJN carries:
- a CDS encoding transglycosylase domain-containing protein; this translates as MNRPLVRLPFRATGVASVRKWFKWALVAAFLLALALAARFCQNEIETSRLQAHYLSELTRDVGFSVADGPSHSIRFPEADKGPYDSRLGYALLPSIQQRLLQRGFEITAQARDSERMLSLADNGLFLPYEEKDRAGLQLFDGTGAPLFAAQFPGRVYDDFDAIPPLVVNSLLFIEDRYLLDPNQPNRNPAIDWGRFSRALADQGVRVFNHHQSQPGGSTLATQIEKFRHSAGGRTATPPEKLRQIASASVRAYLNGPQTMPARQQIVVHYLNSVPLAAQPGIGEINGIGDGLAAWYGRDFNDVNRVLIAPSTEQNLPEQGIAFRQVLSLMIAQRAPSYFLHHGYKELERLTDSYLRLLANGGIVSVPLRDAALSAVVDLQRAPVKTASADSFVSRKAVTSMRSHLLAALNIPSFYELDRLDLQANGTLNNAVQQAVSDRLAAAATRDGAKAAGLVGFEMLRASDDPSRIAYSFTLFERRDGANLVRVQTDSVNQPFDINSGARLNLGSTAKLRTVVTYLQIVSDLHKRYAPLSTAELKAVKYDPNDQLTRWSLDYFAHTSDRSLQAMLDAAVERKYSASPGETFYTGGGAQTFNNFESDDNSRILTVHRAFQHSVNLVFVRLMRDIVHYEMVQTTGPSAQWLGDPEMRKMYLTRFADQESRVYMNRFYTKYHGKTPDQALSLLLLGVRKSPPKVATVLRSVAPDESNAWFNLKMRAALKNTPAASVLDDEDLANLYAKYAIDRFNLNDRGYISSVHPLELWTLNYLREHPDATLEQIQSASREVRLSTYSWLFKTRYHATQDRRIKRMVELRAYDAIGKSWQALGYPFATLTPSYAAAIGASGDRPAALAQLIGVVANNGNKVPTESLTQLDFAKDTPYETHFKRAAVAPEPQLSPEIASTVKVLLRDVVTGGTAKRLAQGMTFPDGQTLEVYGKTGTGDQRFNVFAKGARLIESRKVNRSATFVFAMGDRFYGTLTAWVHEPYAAHYEFTSALSVQLLKSLAPVLQPLLNETPVKTASVTKVAAQ
- a CDS encoding ROK family transcriptional regulator — translated: METTGTRSPLKRTVGSNQVGMRQFNERIVLQAIRLHGPLPKADVGRLTRLSMQTVSMIVERLIEDGLLEKQARVRGRIGQPSVPIALRAQGAYTIGIKVGRRSLDVLAMDFAGHVVHRDVFDYAYPDPRTLFPALENKLARVNQTLGAKASQVVGVGVAAPLWLGGWRDFLGAPPDALEAWNEIDLRSRIGTMTGLPVEFAKDTTAACAAELVMGQGRGIHNFLYLFVGTFIGGGLVIDGRLHGGPHDNAGAVGSIPLREGGARKPARQLLHAASGFVLEKLLTDAGAPAAAAHDHRALSPELWRHTEQWLDSACPAIATALTNAAALLDLDAIVIDGELDRQLLREIIRRTERVLDRFEWEGMVRPQLLEGAIGADARAMGGAILPLYAHFAPVHELFLKPAAETVY
- a CDS encoding ATP-binding cassette domain-containing protein; protein product: MSTPTSASSAMPVLQARGLIKRYGNVTALDGCDFEVMPGEIMAVIGDNGAGKSSLIKALSGATVPDEGEILLDGKPVKFRSPLDARAQGIETVYQELAVAPAMSIAENLFLARELLKPGWRGSIFKMIDKRRMLDEATAHMKDLQIGIRSMRQAVETLSGGQRQGVAVARSAAFARHVVILDEPTAALGVKEGNMVLELIRRVRDRGLPVILISHNMPHVFEIADRIHIQRLGRRAALVNRADIHMSEAVAIMTGAKEADVKAIA
- a CDS encoding ABC transporter permease; translated protein: MSTPSAPAGHSRSFAERMPSLAEVGPLIALVLACGFFISQSSRFLSFQNLSLILQQTMVVAVIAIGQTLIVLTGGIDLSCGMVMAFGSIIMTKFAVTLGVPPVLAILCGVGASALFGALNGVLITRIKLPAFIVTLGTLNIAFALTQIYSNAESVSNLPDAIMFLGNTFKLGPADVTYGTVLTLLMYLATWFVLRDTVPGRHLYALGNNPEAARLMGLSSQKILLTVYSLAGAIYGIAALLSVSRTGVGDPQAGQTENLDSITAVVLGGTSLFGGRGSISGTLLGALIVGVFRNGLTLIGVSSVYQVLITGMLVILAVAADKLSHRRG
- a CDS encoding sugar ABC transporter substrate-binding protein produces the protein MNLNSRRLPVARKIVSMCVAASAVWCASASQAADQPVVGLITKTDTNPFFVKMKQGAEAAASKDGAKLITAAGKFDGDNASQVTAIENMMTAGAKAILITPSDTKAIVPSIKKARAAGVMVVALDTPTDPQDATDALFATDNFKAGVLIGKYAKAALNGKPAKIATLDLAPGVSVGVLRHNGFLEGFGVKEGDPSVVCSQDTRGDQAKGQTAMENCLQKSPDINVVYTINEPAAAGAYRALKAAGKDKSVMIVSIDGGCEGVRNVKAGAIAATSQQYPLKMASLGVTAGVEYAKTGKKVSGYQDTGVTLITDKPMAGIDSKDTKFGLDNCWGNK
- a CDS encoding flagellar brake protein, which encodes MIADLSLDADVAEQTQQTLGADSNFAQRHPLQIAVCLRQLVAGQDFVTVEFGGRQIVTQILDVDSRNARFVFDAGSVADDNDALPSARQLTFRSLPGGIRTEFTTFDATPTQFDGLPAFEAPLPTVLHYVQRREFFRVQTPVLDPYIASGRYADGGSFRLELLDLSLGGIALKTADERFGSLERGTVLRDVALQLGGFGMLRLDLEIVAPRQVSTAKGDRRFVIGCKFVATPGPAERTLQRVVTQLETRRQALTPRR